DNA sequence from the Acidothermus cellulolyticus 11B genome:
GGTACGGCGGCACGACACCACAGCCGACCTCATTGCTCACCGCGACGACAACGCCGCGGCACGCTCCCCACGCGGCGGCCAGTTCGTCCATCCGCTCGGCGGCCCTCGACGGCGTCTCGTCCAGGACCCGGGCGAGCCAGACCGTCAGGCAGTCCACCAGAGCAGCCTGGTCAGGCTGCAGGTCCGCCAAGATGTCAGCCACCGCCGTCGTCTCGATGGTCGTCCAGGACGCCGGCCGGCGTCGGCGGTGGTCTGCGATCCGAGCCGACCACTCCGGGTCGGTGCCGTCGTCCGCCGCGGTCGCGACGTACTGGACGTGGCTCCGGTCGGCGAGCAACCGCTCGGCGTACCGGGACTTGCCGGACCGCACCCCGCCGAGAACGAGGACCCGTCGGCTCATGGTCCGCATTCTCGGCCTGCCTCCGGCGCCGACCCTGCCGGCCGGCGCGCGTCGGGAGGGAACGGCGTGCCGGGCTCCGGTCCGTTGCCGGGGAACGAGGTGACGGGCTCCGGCCGGTCGGCGGGGAGCGGGGTGACGCTGACCGTCGCGTCGAACGCCGCCCGCCGAGCTGCTCGTCGCAGCGCTGCGAGCACCGGGCGGCCGGCGACCGCGACCAGCAGGGCGTTGGCCGCGGCCCGTGGGATGTCGAAGCCGAGCGACGTGGCGACGTAGAACGCCATGAAGTGGCGCAGCTCGGTCAGCGGATCCGCGCCCGGAACATAGCTGATCCCTGCAGCAAGTCCGGTGGTCTGCAGCGGCCAGAACCACAGGTCCATGACCGCGCCGTACGCCAGACCGGCGCATGCGCCGTATCCGGCGAGCATGGCGATCTCCGGCCATCTCCCGTGCCACCGCCGCGGCACCGGCAGGCATCCCGCTCCGAGCCCCACCCAGCCGGCAGCGATCATCTGGAAGGGCAGCCACGGCCCGACCCCGCCGGTGAGCAGTGCGCTTGCGAACAACGTCAGGACGCCGAGGCAGAATCCGAATCCGGCGCCGAGCGCCCGGCCCGCCGGCATCAGGAGGAAGAACACCGGCGACGCACCGGTGATCTCACCGCCGAACGGCCGCAACGCCGCACCGCACCCGGCGAGCACCCCGAGGATGGCGATTGCCTTGGCATCCAGCCGCCCGTCGGCGAACTCGGCTAGCACGACCGCCAGCACGGCGGGCAGTACGGTCAGGAAGATCCACGGCGCGTCACCGGCATGCGCGGCATTGGGGGAGGCGTGCGGCGGGGTCGCCGCGAGGAACGGCCAGCCGAACGCCAGGACACCGACTGCGCTC
Encoded proteins:
- the cobU gene encoding bifunctional adenosylcobinamide kinase/adenosylcobinamide-phosphate guanylyltransferase; amino-acid sequence: MSRRVLVLGGVRSGKSRYAERLLADRSHVQYVATAADDGTDPEWSARIADHRRRRPASWTTIETTAVADILADLQPDQAALVDCLTVWLARVLDETPSRAAERMDELAAAWGACRGVVVAVSNEVGCGVVPPYPSGRIFRDLLGELNARLAADSDDVIFMVAGIGRSLLTGRRVT
- a CDS encoding ECF transporter S component — protein: MIQTVLLRNRARRVPLRRRARRPLALRPRSAVALLLASAVGVLAFGWPFLAATPPHASPNAAHAGDAPWIFLTVLPAVLAVVLAEFADGRLDAKAIAILGVLAGCGAALRPFGGEITGASPVFFLLMPAGRALGAGFGFCLGVLTLFASALLTGGVGPWLPFQMIAAGWVGLGAGCLPVPRRWHGRWPEIAMLAGYGACAGLAYGAVMDLWFWPLQTTGLAAGISYVPGADPLTELRHFMAFYVATSLGFDIPRAAANALLVAVAGRPVLAALRRAARRAAFDATVSVTPLPADRPEPVTSFPGNGPEPGTPFPPDARRPAGSAPEAGRECGP